The following coding sequences are from one Candidatus Cloacimonadota bacterium window:
- a CDS encoding PorV/PorQ family protein — translation MNKKIKLILCLGLFISFAVVSTIPAYAGSEATCIFLLIEPGSRPGGMGHSYVSIAEGGIASWWNPGGLAFIKHSDIDLMHSNWFGDVIDDMYYEYLGYVQYFEGIGSLGLNVTYMTYGESEARDKNGDYLCTFTSYEIAIGAVYGTEIKNDLGIGINIKGIISGLCPPINMGDSQLEGTGYTFVVDMGLLKKNFIIPRLSCGINIQNFGPDMTYANSENSQPMPLNLRAGFSYKILDSKYNKMTASADINKMLVKPEDPLWKRWFTSLYDDDFQYEIDSMIENIGVEYKYYNLISLRAGYVNDVAGHIRGVSFGGGISYEFSKGKELSFDFALQPAGELTTNNKTFSLGIKF, via the coding sequence ATGAATAAAAAAATTAAACTAATCCTATGTCTAGGATTATTTATAAGCTTCGCTGTTGTATCAACTATACCAGCATACGCTGGATCTGAAGCAACTTGCATATTCCTGCTTATTGAACCTGGCTCACGCCCGGGTGGGATGGGCCACTCTTATGTATCAATAGCAGAGGGAGGAATCGCTTCCTGGTGGAACCCAGGCGGACTTGCTTTCATCAAACATTCTGATATAGACCTTATGCACTCAAATTGGTTTGGCGATGTTATAGATGATATGTACTACGAATATCTCGGATATGTTCAATATTTTGAAGGAATTGGATCACTGGGATTAAATGTAACCTATATGACTTATGGTGAATCAGAAGCAAGAGATAAAAATGGAGATTATTTGTGTACTTTTACCAGTTATGAAATTGCTATTGGTGCTGTATATGGCACTGAAATTAAAAATGATCTTGGAATAGGCATAAATATTAAAGGAATCATTAGTGGATTATGCCCACCAATAAATATGGGAGATTCCCAATTAGAGGGAACAGGATATACATTTGTAGTTGATATGGGTTTACTAAAAAAGAATTTTATCATCCCCCGTCTTTCCTGTGGAATTAATATCCAAAATTTTGGTCCAGATATGACTTATGCTAATTCAGAAAATAGTCAACCTATGCCCTTAAATTTACGAGCTGGCTTTTCTTATAAAATTCTTGATTCAAAATATAACAAAATGACAGCTTCTGCTGATATAAACAAGATGCTTGTGAAGCCAGAAGACCCTTTATGGAAAAGATGGTTTACCTCATTGTATGATGACGACTTTCAGTATGAGATTGATTCTATGATAGAAAATATTGGTGTGGAATACAAATACTACAATCTAATCTCTTTACGAGCTGGTTATGTAAATGATGTTGCAGGGCATATCAGAGGTGTTTCATTTGGTGGTGGTATTAGTTATGAATTCTCCAAAGGAAAAGAATTATCATTTGATTTTGCCCTACAACCTGCTGGTGAACTTACTACTAATAATAAAACCTTTTCTTTAGGGATAAAATTCTAA
- a CDS encoding tetratricopeptide repeat protein has protein sequence MKHFLPLIILILFSIQLWSNELEIKLDSIDSLFIFKKGKIQGDSPFLYFSGKMLQQNREYYESIAYFEEYLCKNPEDSLSLYALFNIADSYLMLDYTDMAFTIFSELNDRFPFSKLGILSLKKMGDIYFSREDYSKAKLLYQNFVYHNFDLDIKDYAFFQIERCNYYLGITKHPTEIFQNFIKKYPRSKLCPELRFELGNYYFKIRKYAESINEYNKIVDINPEVSWLDSVYFQLALIYHEQKDWKNTIKNINNLTQNFPESNFKKKAYKLLIDGLLAENNFLLAINTLNSTIQSTRHDERNEYYQMLADIYEKFGLYNEVMDIYQIMLQNENDEEKKEMLHNRISELRKKTGKIEDSLHYFNNKQMKSN, from the coding sequence ATGAAGCATTTCCTACCTCTTATAATATTGATATTATTTTCCATTCAATTATGGAGCAATGAATTAGAGATAAAGCTTGATTCAATAGATTCGTTATTTATCTTTAAAAAGGGAAAGATTCAAGGAGATAGTCCTTTTTTATACTTTTCTGGTAAAATGCTCCAACAAAATAGAGAGTATTACGAATCAATCGCTTATTTTGAAGAATACCTTTGCAAAAATCCAGAGGATTCACTGTCTTTATATGCTCTTTTCAATATTGCTGACTCCTATTTAATGCTGGATTACACGGATATGGCTTTTACAATCTTTTCTGAACTTAATGATAGATTTCCGTTTTCAAAATTAGGAATTCTATCCTTAAAAAAAATGGGAGATATATATTTCTCAAGAGAAGATTACTCAAAAGCGAAGCTTCTTTATCAAAATTTCGTTTATCATAATTTTGATTTAGACATCAAGGATTATGCCTTTTTCCAGATAGAACGTTGTAATTACTATCTTGGTATAACAAAACATCCAACTGAGATATTTCAAAACTTCATTAAAAAATATCCTCGCAGTAAGCTTTGTCCAGAACTCAGGTTTGAGCTGGGAAATTATTATTTCAAAATCAGGAAATACGCTGAATCAATTAATGAGTATAACAAAATAGTTGATATAAATCCAGAAGTAAGTTGGTTGGATTCCGTATATTTTCAATTAGCTTTGATTTATCATGAACAAAAGGACTGGAAGAATACTATTAAAAATATAAATAATCTTACCCAAAATTTTCCTGAATCTAATTTTAAAAAGAAAGCATATAAACTTCTTATAGATGGCTTATTAGCCGAGAACAATTTCCTGTTGGCTATAAACACATTGAATTCAACTATCCAATCAACTCGTCATGATGAAAGGAATGAATATTATCAGATGCTTGCAGACATCTATGAAAAATTCGGTTTATACAATGAAGTTATGGATATCTACCAGATAATGCTGCAGAATGAAAACGATGAAGAAAAAAAGGAAATGCTTCATAATAGAATCTCTGAGTTAAGAAAAAAGACTGGTAAAATAGAGGATAGTTTGCACTATTTTAATAATAAGCAAATGAAATCTAATTAG
- the smc gene encoding chromosome segregation protein SMC, translated as MKLTQLELTGFKSFADTTKFSFSKGLTGIVGPNGCGKSNISDAIHWVLGEQNPRKLRGDSMRDVIFKGTRKRAPHSFTEVSIIIDNDKKILPVDFEEVTITRKVHRDGESEFKINNNSCRLKDILNLFYDTGMGRRAYSFMEQAMIDELLSSNDEERRYLFEEASGIMKYRQSQKISENKLKSVKNDLTRLEDIIAEVKHQVGILRHQVGKTKRYQNLKQKINKIQIQVEGIKFFEVQKQLKPLDNEYLNIEKKLTETIKNISKSTQTYNQKNNSLLSIEKKLKEEQNKLKDIETRINNYEKEILLNRQQIYNNKSVLTENTKRIQKIEDQNVSVKENLEKDIKASKTITEKLSEKKINAQNIKSQLSIIIDKINKQNSSLEEISNKINNITGSQKILLNEKSEISTKKNVMSEQKEILQSKIYKYKTKIENLFKLIAKNKEYEKQRKSELNYLLEQKSSLELEMRELTDLENNLLKQIHNDELQTKSLEKEVQQLIDWESSLSGYEEGTKKIIEYFSDKKNISIMSDRIEIDDKYISLIENTLKYLISSAVCPENEIEKILSLLQKEGLNSNILVENALNNQTCSQNLEINKYDSAIPLTSLVKINNLNINPKILENIYMVPDRQTAKKLAFENRDSYRELHFISNDGEMFSSFGIVKTNWHNSYTDGLLSRKKKIKKIQGDIQKKSIMLDDLNKKLKDIASNKKQKSEKMISVSDKIKKLESILMDKRKEKIQLSLQLDNFTNLQKETKDILNKTKKDLIKIEYRQKNIEAQLKELPENNTEDLIAKQDEIRKELQHLRNQRSKTEQNLQRLNIEIAKLEKDVYFISENIRKNKLIMNENDNLLTKLKETIDPQKKEIANLEKLIDELENKFRSEIKELNKFKAKALKEENQFHTLQDQIDELKLKLHEFEFKKDIFTENKQNIELKIQEAKLNLNHIQENVISHFHHDLTHDNEKEYAGLDPNDLNSEIVKNQKLLDNLGPINLAAIDDYATQKKRLKFLNEQMEDLIQSQKNLQQAISQLNETAKKMFLNTFKQIQENFEMIFKEVFNGGKGTLRLEDISHPLDSKIEILASPKGKRILNINLLSTGEKALTAIALMFSIYLVKPSPFCILDEIDAPLDDANINRFLHLLNKFSESTQFIIITHNKRTVEAVDYLYGITMEESGVSKIVSVNLS; from the coding sequence TTGAAATTAACACAATTAGAATTGACAGGATTTAAGTCCTTTGCCGATACAACAAAATTCAGTTTCTCAAAGGGACTAACTGGAATTGTTGGCCCAAACGGTTGTGGAAAATCTAATATTTCCGATGCAATTCACTGGGTCCTTGGAGAGCAAAATCCAAGAAAGTTGCGCGGGGATTCAATGAGAGATGTTATATTCAAAGGAACCAGAAAACGTGCACCACATAGTTTCACTGAAGTTTCTATAATAATTGATAATGACAAAAAAATCCTGCCTGTTGATTTTGAAGAGGTCACAATAACAAGAAAAGTCCATAGAGATGGAGAGAGTGAGTTTAAAATTAATAATAATTCCTGCCGATTAAAAGACATTCTTAACCTATTCTACGATACTGGAATGGGACGACGAGCATACTCCTTTATGGAACAAGCTATGATTGATGAACTGCTCAGCAGCAATGATGAAGAACGTAGATACCTGTTTGAAGAAGCTTCTGGAATTATGAAATATAGACAGAGTCAAAAAATAAGTGAAAATAAACTCAAATCAGTTAAGAATGACCTTACTCGCCTTGAAGATATAATAGCTGAAGTGAAGCATCAGGTAGGCATACTTCGCCATCAGGTGGGAAAAACAAAGAGATACCAAAACCTGAAACAAAAAATTAATAAAATCCAAATACAAGTTGAAGGTATAAAATTCTTTGAGGTACAAAAACAACTCAAGCCATTAGATAACGAATACCTAAATATTGAAAAAAAATTAACTGAAACCATCAAGAATATATCAAAATCTACACAAACATATAATCAAAAAAACAATAGCCTATTAAGCATTGAAAAAAAATTGAAAGAAGAACAAAACAAATTAAAAGATATTGAAACCAGAATCAATAACTATGAAAAAGAAATCTTACTTAATCGGCAGCAGATTTATAATAATAAATCAGTTCTTACAGAAAATACAAAAAGAATTCAGAAAATTGAAGACCAGAATGTATCTGTAAAAGAGAATTTAGAAAAGGATATTAAAGCATCCAAGACAATTACGGAAAAACTTTCAGAAAAAAAAATCAACGCTCAGAATATAAAAAGCCAATTATCCATTATTATAGACAAAATTAACAAACAGAATTCATCTCTTGAAGAAATAAGCAATAAAATAAACAATATAACGGGTAGTCAAAAAATACTATTAAATGAAAAATCTGAAATTAGCACAAAAAAGAATGTAATGTCTGAACAAAAAGAGATTCTGCAAAGTAAGATTTATAAATATAAAACCAAAATTGAGAATCTATTTAAACTAATTGCTAAAAATAAAGAATATGAAAAACAACGCAAATCTGAATTAAATTATCTACTTGAGCAAAAATCCTCCCTTGAATTAGAAATGCGGGAGCTGACTGACTTAGAAAACAATTTATTAAAACAAATTCATAATGATGAATTGCAAACAAAGTCTCTTGAGAAAGAAGTTCAACAGTTAATTGATTGGGAAAGCAGTTTATCTGGTTACGAAGAAGGCACAAAAAAGATTATTGAGTATTTTTCAGATAAAAAAAACATTTCTATAATGAGTGACCGTATTGAAATTGATGATAAATATATCTCTCTTATTGAAAACACATTAAAATATCTCATCTCATCCGCAGTCTGCCCTGAAAATGAAATTGAGAAGATACTGTCTTTACTTCAAAAAGAAGGTCTTAATTCAAATATACTTGTTGAAAACGCTCTGAATAATCAAACTTGTTCACAAAATTTAGAAATTAATAAGTATGATTCTGCAATACCTTTAACAAGTTTGGTAAAGATAAATAATTTGAACATCAATCCAAAAATTCTTGAAAATATCTACATGGTTCCTGATAGACAGACAGCAAAAAAGTTAGCTTTTGAAAATCGTGACTCTTATCGTGAATTACATTTCATCTCAAATGATGGTGAAATGTTTAGCAGTTTTGGAATTGTGAAAACTAATTGGCATAATTCCTATACTGATGGACTATTATCAAGGAAGAAAAAAATCAAAAAAATTCAGGGTGATATCCAGAAAAAATCTATCATGCTTGATGATTTGAATAAAAAATTAAAGGACATAGCTTCTAATAAAAAACAGAAAAGCGAAAAAATGATATCTGTTTCTGACAAGATTAAAAAACTTGAATCCATTCTGATGGATAAAAGAAAAGAAAAAATACAACTTTCCCTGCAACTTGATAATTTCACAAATTTACAAAAGGAAACAAAAGATATCCTAAATAAAACTAAAAAGGACTTGATTAAAATTGAATATAGGCAAAAAAATATTGAAGCGCAACTAAAAGAATTACCAGAAAATAATACTGAGGATTTAATTGCCAAACAGGATGAAATTCGGAAAGAACTACAGCATCTTAGAAATCAGAGGTCTAAAACTGAACAAAATCTGCAGAGATTAAATATAGAAATCGCAAAATTAGAAAAAGATGTATATTTTATTTCAGAAAATATTCGCAAAAACAAGCTTATTATGAATGAAAACGATAATCTATTAACAAAACTAAAAGAAACTATTGACCCACAGAAAAAAGAGATTGCGAATTTAGAAAAATTAATAGATGAATTAGAAAACAAATTCCGCTCCGAGATTAAGGAACTGAATAAATTTAAGGCAAAAGCACTAAAAGAAGAAAATCAATTTCATACACTTCAGGACCAAATAGATGAGCTTAAATTAAAATTACACGAATTTGAATTTAAAAAGGATATTTTTACTGAAAATAAACAAAATATTGAATTAAAAATTCAAGAGGCAAAATTGAATTTGAATCATATCCAGGAGAATGTAATCTCTCATTTTCATCATGACCTTACACACGATAATGAGAAAGAATATGCAGGTTTAGACCCAAATGATTTAAACAGCGAGATAGTAAAGAATCAAAAACTGCTTGATAATTTAGGTCCAATAAATTTAGCAGCAATTGATGACTATGCTACTCAAAAAAAACGACTAAAATTTCTAAATGAACAAATGGAAGATTTGATACAATCTCAAAAGAATCTACAGCAGGCAATTTCACAACTTAACGAAACTGCAAAAAAGATGTTTTTAAATACTTTTAAACAAATTCAAGAAAATTTTGAAATGATTTTCAAAGAAGTTTTTAATGGTGGTAAAGGAACTCTCCGTTTGGAAGATATATCACATCCATTAGATTCAAAAATTGAAATCCTTGCCAGCCCGAAAGGAAAGAGAATCTTAAATATAAATCTACTTTCTACAGGAGAAAAAGCTCTAACTGCAATAGCTTTGATGTTCTCAATATATCTGGTAAAACCGAGTCCATTTTGTATTCTTGATGAGATTGATGCACCACTGGATGATGCTAATATAAATCGTTTCCTTCATCTTTTAAATAAATTTTCAGAGAGCACCCAATTTATCATTATTACTCATAATAAACGAACTGTGGAAGCCGTTGATTACCTATATGGAATTACTATGGAGGAAAGCGGAGTTTCTAAAATCGTTTCGGTAAATCTATCTTAA
- a CDS encoding POTRA domain-containing protein gives MITYILHKNQLKTHFAGIILFLSLLFFYPLFAEPLKIKSIEITGNKHFSQAEILKSLRIKEGDEFSYQELNNNLNNVLQLYKNKGFYLIQILPPEVLPDESGEFVNIKIEILENNKLIVSDINFSGNRYFSNDKLKKMISTKSAQPFSIEKLNADLKSIVDAYGEKGYPFCEVAIDSLSINNEKISVLCRIIENDFVRISELIFKGNEITKDKTLKLITNFEENKIYRNSRIESAKRNLIHKKYISDAEIVPLNKRELLITIKEKQMNHFQGVLGFASQEDVSFIEKLTGYIDFTFLNILGTDREINLSWRKLKKNSSQFYISYIEPFILHQQISAELSFKRKSIDTIYVNSEFQLKTNFLMSSYDKIGVKIFTKSSLQDTIRTNKKGVGAEWRKDKLDYPINPKTGYYYSLSYAINWKNKKSYHQEISADIQCNIPINKSKNNILSLRGRTNLLYTSGDSLSKYDYYYFGGYDNLRGFIDNQFKSDKFCIFNIEYRYLLSRDSRAFAFLDYGYSAENRHLLGCGFGIHMKSKIGIIKIDYGIGYQDRQWTNPLDGTLHFGIETGF, from the coding sequence TTGATTACATATATTTTGCATAAGAATCAATTAAAAACTCACTTCGCAGGCATCATTTTATTCCTGTCGCTTCTTTTTTTCTATCCATTATTTGCTGAACCCCTAAAAATCAAATCCATTGAAATTACAGGCAATAAACATTTCTCTCAAGCAGAAATTCTTAAATCATTAAGAATAAAGGAAGGCGATGAGTTCTCCTATCAGGAGCTTAATAATAATTTAAACAATGTTCTTCAACTCTATAAAAATAAAGGATTTTATTTAATACAAATTCTCCCTCCAGAAGTTCTACCAGATGAATCTGGAGAATTCGTAAACATAAAAATTGAAATCCTTGAAAACAATAAGCTTATAGTATCGGATATTAACTTCTCTGGCAATCGGTACTTTTCAAATGATAAATTGAAAAAGATGATCTCTACAAAATCCGCTCAGCCCTTCTCAATCGAAAAGCTAAATGCAGATTTGAAATCCATTGTCGATGCTTATGGAGAGAAAGGTTATCCATTTTGTGAAGTTGCAATAGACAGTCTATCAATAAATAATGAAAAAATATCTGTCCTGTGCAGAATTATAGAAAATGATTTTGTTAGAATTTCTGAGCTAATTTTCAAAGGGAATGAAATTACTAAAGATAAGACATTAAAACTTATTACAAATTTTGAAGAGAATAAAATCTATAGAAACTCAAGGATAGAATCAGCAAAACGGAATCTAATTCATAAGAAATACATTTCAGATGCTGAAATTGTTCCTCTTAATAAAAGAGAATTATTAATCACAATAAAAGAAAAACAGATGAACCATTTTCAAGGTGTCCTGGGATTCGCTTCTCAAGAAGATGTTTCATTTATTGAAAAACTTACAGGATACATTGATTTCACTTTTCTAAATATTTTAGGCACAGACAGAGAAATAAACCTTTCCTGGAGAAAATTGAAAAAAAATTCCTCTCAATTCTACATATCATACATAGAACCTTTTATCTTACATCAGCAAATTTCTGCAGAATTATCTTTTAAAAGAAAAAGCATTGATACAATTTATGTTAATTCTGAATTTCAATTAAAGACAAACTTCTTAATGAGCAGCTATGATAAAATTGGTGTGAAAATCTTTACGAAAAGCAGTCTTCAGGATACTATTCGCACAAATAAAAAAGGAGTTGGAGCAGAATGGAGAAAAGACAAATTAGACTATCCTATAAATCCGAAAACAGGTTATTATTATTCTCTATCATACGCTATAAATTGGAAAAACAAGAAATCCTATCATCAAGAAATTTCTGCAGATATCCAATGTAACATCCCGATTAATAAAAGTAAAAATAATATATTGTCTTTACGCGGTCGCACAAATCTGCTCTATACTTCTGGAGATTCCCTTTCAAAATATGATTATTATTATTTTGGCGGATACGATAATCTGCGGGGTTTTATTGACAATCAATTCAAATCAGACAAATTTTGTATATTCAATATAGAATATCGTTATCTTCTTTCTAGAGATTCAAGGGCATTTGCATTTTTGGACTATGGCTATAGTGCAGAGAATAGACATCTTTTAGGATGTGGGTTTGGAATCCATATGAAAAGTAAAATCGGAATTATAAAAATTGATTATGGAATTGGATATCAGGATAGACAATGGACTAATCCGCTTGATGGAACTTTGCATTTTGGAATAGAAACAGGGTTTTAG
- a CDS encoding GIY-YIG nuclease family protein: MDKTYYVYILASKRNGTLYIGVTNNLERRMYEHKNKTIGGFTKKYSVDKLVHFETTNDIRFAIQREKQLKKWYRKWKIELIEKENPEWKDLSKDWFE, encoded by the coding sequence ATGGATAAAACATACTATGTTTACATTTTAGCAAGCAAAAGAAATGGTACTTTATACATCGGCGTTACAAACAATTTAGAAAGAAGAATGTATGAGCATAAGAATAAAACTATTGGGGGTTTTACCAAAAAATATAGTGTTGATAAACTTGTTCACTTTGAAACAACAAATGACATTAGATTTGCTATTCAAAGAGAAAAGCAATTAAAAAAATGGTATAGAAAATGGAAAATTGAGCTTATTGAGAAAGAGAATCCTGAATGGAAGGACTTATCAAAAGATTGGTTTGAATAA
- a CDS encoding restriction endonuclease subunit R, with protein MKDKIISFTESLKSDRRIETFDEAATKQAIVLRLLSLLGWDTFNISEVSPEYSVGSQRVDYSLRINNSNKVFIEVKKISEELENHQAQLLNYSFQEGVKLAVLTNGITWWFYLPLNEGSWEQRKFYSIDLLQQESENVADRFIDFLSKENVSSGQAITNAEAIYTSQKKKNIIQLTIKKAWNKIISESDDLLVDLLNETTEKLCGYKATDEQIENFLSKNKDSLIISEIQVQKPVSYPKTEKIQRVFTKTKSRYSGKSISSFIFRGTEYEVRFWKDVLITLCDVIVSTNKNEFDKVLSLVGRKRPYYTKNGNELRKHKKIKHTNIYVETNLSANSIVDLCYRTISLFGYSKNDLKINAK; from the coding sequence ATGAAAGACAAAATAATATCATTTACTGAAAGTTTAAAATCTGACAGAAGGATTGAAACATTTGATGAAGCTGCTACAAAACAAGCGATTGTACTGAGATTACTAAGTTTACTTGGTTGGGATACTTTTAATATTTCTGAAGTAAGTCCAGAATATTCAGTTGGTTCTCAAAGAGTTGATTATTCTTTGAGAATTAATAATAGCAACAAGGTTTTCATTGAAGTAAAAAAAATTAGTGAAGAATTAGAAAACCATCAAGCTCAGTTGCTCAATTATTCTTTTCAGGAAGGTGTCAAACTGGCAGTTTTAACTAATGGTATAACCTGGTGGTTTTATCTTCCGTTAAATGAAGGTAGTTGGGAACAAAGAAAATTCTACTCAATAGACTTACTTCAACAAGAATCTGAAAATGTTGCTGATAGATTTATTGATTTTCTTTCTAAAGAAAATGTTTCATCAGGACAGGCTATAACAAATGCAGAAGCAATTTACACAAGCCAGAAAAAGAAAAACATTATTCAATTAACTATTAAAAAGGCTTGGAATAAAATTATTTCTGAATCTGATGACTTGCTTGTTGATTTATTAAATGAAACAACAGAAAAGTTATGTGGTTATAAAGCAACTGATGAACAGATAGAAAATTTCCTATCAAAAAATAAGGACTCTTTAATTATATCAGAAATACAAGTTCAAAAACCTGTTTCATATCCTAAGACAGAAAAAATACAAAGGGTATTTACTAAAACAAAAAGTAGATATTCTGGGAAATCAATATCTTCATTTATATTCAGAGGTACTGAGTATGAGGTTCGTTTTTGGAAAGATGTTTTAATTACTTTATGTGATGTTATTGTTTCTACTAATAAAAATGAATTTGATAAAGTTTTATCACTTGTTGGTCGCAAGCGACCATACTATACAAAAAATGGGAATGAATTACGAAAACATAAAAAAATTAAGCATACTAATATTTATGTTGAAACCAATCTTAGTGCAAATAGTATTGTAGATTTATGTTATAGAACCATATCACTTTTTGGTTATTCAAAAAATGATTTAAAAATAAATGCAAAATAG